Proteins co-encoded in one Pseudarthrobacter chlorophenolicus A6 genomic window:
- a CDS encoding TspO/MBR family protein: protein MEPTTGQSTLPSERKSSPYRPAVQVAGLAGFLVASFLVAGLGGLASTSNVDGWYATAEKAPWTPPNFVFGPVWTVLYTAMAVAAWLVWRKRTGRTRPALIAYAIQLVLNLAWTPMFFGLYPTLGTPALWLALVIILALIVAVVVTILYFGPISRTAGLLLLPYVAWLVYASTLNVWAAINN from the coding sequence ATGGAGCCAACCACGGGGCAGTCCACCTTGCCATCGGAGCGAAAGTCCAGCCCGTACCGGCCGGCGGTCCAAGTGGCCGGACTGGCAGGGTTCCTGGTGGCATCCTTCCTGGTGGCCGGCCTTGGCGGACTCGCTTCCACCAGCAACGTCGACGGTTGGTACGCCACGGCGGAAAAGGCGCCCTGGACGCCGCCGAACTTTGTGTTCGGCCCCGTGTGGACAGTCCTGTACACGGCCATGGCCGTGGCCGCCTGGCTGGTGTGGCGCAAGCGCACCGGGCGCACGCGTCCGGCGCTGATTGCCTACGCCATCCAACTGGTCCTGAACCTCGCGTGGACCCCGATGTTTTTCGGGCTCTACCCCACGTTGGGAACGCCGGCGTTGTGGCTGGCGCTGGTGATTATCCTGGCGCTGATCGTCGCCGTCGTCGTCACTATCCTGTACTTCGGCCCCATCAGCCGCACGGCGGGCCTGCTGCTCCTGCCCTACGTGGCGTGGCTGGTTTACGCCTCCACGCTGAATGTGTGGGCAGCCATCAACAATTAG